Below is a window of Enterobacter kobei DNA.
TCCGTCCGTTCCGCGCGGGGGAATATGTTGATTTGGGCGGCGTGGCCGGTACCGTGCTGCACGTGCAAATCTTCTCTACCACGCTGCGCTCCGCCGATGGCCGTTTCGTGGTGATCCCGAATGGTAAAATCATTGCCGGGAACATCATTAACTTCTCCCGTGAGCCGGTGCGCCGCAACGAGTTTATCATCGGCGTGGATTACGACGCGGATATCGATCTGGTCAAAAAGCTGCTGACGGAGATCATTGAATCGGACGATCGTATTCTGAAAGATCGCGAAATGACCGTGCGCATGAACGAACTGGGCGCGTCGTCCGTGAACTTTGTGATCCGTGTCTGGAGCAACAGCGGCGATCTGCAAAGCGTTTACTGGGATGTACTGGAACGTATTAAAAAGACGTTTGATGCCAACGGTATTAACTTCCCGTATCCGCAGATGGATGTGCATCTGAAGCGCGATAAGGCGGAGAAGCAGGCAGAAGCTGAAGCCTGAACTGAGCATTAATGCCCGGCGTCATTGCCGGGCGACGACGCTGTCTTGCCCGGCCTACAGGTCATACACCGGCCGGGCAACCTATTATTAACTTCACTTATCCCCGATTAAAATTATCCATTTCCGCTAATAACTCACGCCCGGTATAGTCGCCGCATTCTTTAGCAGCGTGAGTAGTCAACATGTTAACTTATTATATTCAAGGGCTTGCCCTCGGCGCGGCCATGATTTTACCTCTCGGTCCACAAAATGCCTTTGTGCTGAATCAGGGCATTCGCCGTCATCACCATTTACTGGTCGCCTCGCTGTGCGCGGTGAGCGATTTGCTGCTGATTTGTGCAGGGATCTTTGGCGGCAGCGCATTGCTGATGCAGTCGCCGTGGCTGCTGGCTATCGTCACCTGGGGCGGCGTGGCGTTCTTGCTGTGGTACGGCTTTGGCGCGCTGAAGACGGCGCTCGGCAGCCAGCCTGAACTCGCCAGTGACGAGGTTTTAAAGCAGGGCCGCGGGCGGATCATCGCCACCATGCTCGCCGTGACCTGGCTTAATCCTCATGTTTATCTCGATACCTTTGTGGTGCTCGGCAGCCTGGGCGGGCAACTGGCCGATACGCCAAAACGCTGGTTTGCCCTTGGCACCATCAGCGCCTCGTTCCTGTGGTTTTTCAGCCTTGC
It encodes the following:
- the mscS gene encoding small-conductance mechanosensitive channel MscS — translated: MDDLNVVGSINSAGGWLVHNQALLLSYAVNIVAAIAIIIIGMIIARIISNGLNRLMLARHIDATVADFLSALVRYGVIAFTLIAALGRVGVQTASVIAVLGAAGLAVGLALQGSLSNLAAGVLLVTFRPFRAGEYVDLGGVAGTVLHVQIFSTTLRSADGRFVVIPNGKIIAGNIINFSREPVRRNEFIIGVDYDADIDLVKKLLTEIIESDDRILKDREMTVRMNELGASSVNFVIRVWSNSGDLQSVYWDVLERIKKTFDANGINFPYPQMDVHLKRDKAEKQAEAEA
- the argO gene encoding arginine exporter ArgO — translated: MLTYYIQGLALGAAMILPLGPQNAFVLNQGIRRHHHLLVASLCAVSDLLLICAGIFGGSALLMQSPWLLAIVTWGGVAFLLWYGFGALKTALGSQPELASDEVLKQGRGRIIATMLAVTWLNPHVYLDTFVVLGSLGGQLADTPKRWFALGTISASFLWFFSLALLAAWLAPRLRTATAQRIINTLVGLVMWFIAFQLAREGIHHLQALW